The following proteins come from a genomic window of Aphelocoma coerulescens isolate FSJ_1873_10779 chromosome 29, UR_Acoe_1.0, whole genome shotgun sequence:
- the HOXC13 gene encoding homeobox protein Hox-C13: MTAPLGLPPRWPDALGCRCEDAPREKSRMESLGHCREMMPHAGLAAPPPPPPPPPPPPPPAAAQGAAYAELAAAEPPRQCPSGAASGAALGYGYPFGAGYYGCRLSHGVNLQQKPCAYHPPEKYPEAGGPLAGEELPARAKEFAFYPGFPGSYQAVPGYLDVSVVPALGAHPEPRHEALLPMEGYQHWALSNGWDGQVYCSKEQSQSAHLWKSPFPDVVPLQPEVSSYRRGRKKRVPYTKIQLKELEKEYAASKFITKEKRRRISATTNLSERQVTIWFQNRRVKEKKVVSKSKPGHLHAT; the protein is encoded by the exons ATGACGGCCCCGCTCGGGCTCCCCCCGCGCTGGCCCGACGCGCTCGGCTGCCGCTGCGAGGACGCCCCGCGGGAGAAATCCCGCATGGAGAGCTTGGGACACTGCCGGGAGATGATGCCGCACGCCGGCttggccgcgccgccgccgccgccgcctcctcctccgccgccgccaccgccggcGGCCGCGCAGGGAGCCGCGTACGCGGAGCTGGCGGCCGCGGAGCCCCCCCGGCAGTGCCCGTCGGGGGCGGCGTCGGGCGCGGCTCTGGGCTACGGGTACCCCTTCGGCGCGGGGTACTACGGCTGCCGCCTGTCCCACGGCGTGAACCTGCAGCAGAAGCCGTGCGCGTACCACCCGCCCGAAAAATACCCCGAGGCCGGCGGGCCCCTGGCGGGCGAGGAGCTGCCGGCGAGGGCCAAGGAATTCGCCTTTTATCCCGGTTTTCCCGGCTCCTACCAGGCGGTGCCGGGCTATTTGGACGTGTCGGTGGTGCCGGCGCTCGGGGCTCACCCGGAGCCGAGACACGAGGCTTTGCTTCCCATGGAAGGCTACCAGCACTGGGCTCTTTCCAACGGCTGGGACGGGCAAGTTTACTGCTCCAAAGAGCAATCGCAGTCCGCGCACCTCTGGAAATCACCTTTCCCAG ACGTGGTCCCCTTGCAACCCGAAGTCAGCAGCTACCGCCGGGGCCGCAAAAAAAGGGTCCCttacaccaaaatccagctgaaagagctggaaaaggaaTACGCGGCCAGCAAATTCATCACCAAAGAGAAGCGGAGGAGGATTTCGGCCACCACCAACCTGTCCGAGCGCCAAGTGACCATTTGGTTCCAAAACCGAAGGGTCAAGGAGAAGAAAGTGGTCAGCAAATCCAAGCCAGGCCATCTCCACGCCACCTGA